The Punica granatum isolate Tunisia-2019 chromosome 4, ASM765513v2, whole genome shotgun sequence genome has a window encoding:
- the LOC116205396 gene encoding LOW QUALITY PROTEIN: protein SRG1-like (The sequence of the model RefSeq protein was modified relative to this genomic sequence to represent the inferred CDS: inserted 3 bases in 2 codons): MSDSPLEDMKSGILEFFNLPMDEKKKFWQVPGILEGFGQAFVVSEQQKLEWADAFYMITLPTYLRKPHLFPKLPQPFRDTLETYSAETKNLAVRILNLMAKALGMXGWQGMRMNYYPPCPQPELVMGLNPHSDAGALTLLLQVNEIEGLQIRKDGMWVPVKPLPNAFVVNIGDTMEMVSNGIYLSIEHRGTVNALKERISMATFYSPNMDAEIGPAPSLVTPESPALFRRISVVEHLKXDFSGELRGKAYLDTMRI, encoded by the exons ATGAGCGATTCGCCGCTGGAGGACATGAAGTCAGGGATCCTGGAGTTCTTCAACCTCCCAATGGATGAGAAGAAGAAGTTTTGGCAGGTTCCAGGAATATTAGAAGGCTTTGGACAGGCGTTCGTGGTGTCTGAGCAGCAGAAGCTCGAGTGGGCAGATGCCTTCTACATGATAACTCTCCCGACCTACCTCCGGAAGCCCCACCTGTTCCCTAAGCTTCCTCAACCATTCAG GGATACTTTGGAAACCTACTCAGCAGAGACGAAGAATCTGGCAGTGAGGATCCTTAACCTGATGGCAAAAGCTCTAGGAA GAGGGTGGCAGGGAATGAGAATGAACTATTACCCTCCGTGTCCACAGCCTGAGCTCGTGATGGGGCTCAACCCGCATTCTGATGCTGGTGCGCTCACCCTGCTCCTCCAGGTCAATGAAATCGAAGGACTCCAAATCAGGAAAGACGGGATGTGGGTTCCCGTCAAACCCCTGCCTAATGCCTTTGTGGTCAACATTGGAGATACTATGGAG ATGGTCAGCAATGGAATTTACCTCAGCATAGAGCACCGAGGGACTGTCAATGCCCTGAAAGAGAGGATCTCCATGGCGACCTTCTATAGCCCAAACATGGATGCTGAAATCGGTCCTGCCCCAAGCCTTGTAACTCCAGAATCTCCTGCCCTGTTTAGAAGAATCAGTGTAGTAGAGCATTTGAA GGATTTCTCAGGCGAACTGCGTGGAAAAGCATATCTTGATACCATGAGGATTTAA